Part of the Hirundo rustica isolate bHirRus1 chromosome 3, bHirRus1.pri.v3, whole genome shotgun sequence genome, TTTAATTAATGTTGCATAGAACCATGTAGCAGTAGCACTCTTCCCCAATACTTTCCACCCAAACCTCTCATCAGTAATTCACATGGGAGGTAACAGTTATTAACTTTACAAAATACATTGTGTAAAGGTGAACTCATTTTTCAGGGGTGTTCAGACCCGTGGTAGAGCTGAAATAGAAAACAGGTTGCCCAAATATCAGTTCAGTAAATACTCCATCCAAGAGGTGACAGCCTTTGCAAGCATTCCGTTTTTATTggtcagattaaaaaaaaagtctgatgTTTCCATCACAAATAGGAATATTTTTGTCAAGCTGAGGTTTTACCAACATCAAGACTGTCCTGTTAACAAAAGCATCCCTTtaatttcaggtgtttttctcaaaatggttcttaaaaaaataatatatgtaGTCCTACATGTAAACTTCATTCCTGCTGAGCACCATGAGCTCCCCTGTCACTCATCCTTGCCATCCTCTTTGGAGTTCCTCTGCAGGATGGGGCTCAGTTTGGTTTGCAGAACAGCTGCAAGttttttggaggttttcttCAGGAAGGCGCTGCCGGGGTGGAAACCGCTGATGTGCAGGTAGAGGTCCTCCTGGGTAGGGCCTGTGTAGCCACAGTCCTCGCACACATACAACTTGTCCCTCCTCTGCTTGTAGGCGTACTGCTGCTGCACACCATGGATCTTCTTTAGGTGCGACTCCAGTGAGCAGCGCTGCGTGAAGGCCTTGTTGCAAACCTCGCACTTGTAAGGACGAATGCCTGCAGTGGCAAAAGACAGGGGTTACCTGTTATGTCACCTGTACTCTGACTCTTCCTACAGCCAGCCAAGAGCAAGGCTCTGGAACATTAGCTGCTGAGAACGTATCCAGCAGCCCCAAGGAGCTGCCCCTCTAAACAAAACAGCCTACTTTCAGGCTAAGGTTTTCAGGACTGGGTTGATATATTTAGGCATGGAAAACCTAGGTATGTTTTGAAAAGGCGCAGGCTGACACTCAGGATAACAGATGCCCATCAGTGGTTTGGTCCTAAGGCAGCCATTATCAACTCCTGCAAAACTTATTTTAGATCCCTGACTATTTGAAATCCTGTGCTTAGGTAAAACTATCAGTTTCAGCTTTTATAATGAATGAAAACTTTTGTCTTgataagattttaatttttctcttttggtttaaTGAGGCTTCAGTGAACATCAGTGAATGTCCAGTGAACCCAAGTGCTTTCATACAATACAGATTTGATTACTGAGATTACAAATTTCTAGAAGACAAGTGcaggaagatgaaagaaataacTCCGTGTGTTTccagaggagggagaagaaactgACTCATGATTTGAAAGCCCAGACAACCAACATCACAAAAATCAATTTTACCACCAATCAAGACTGATTTAACAACAACCCCTCCGGTGCTTAAAGGGCTGAGGATTTAGCAACACTTGAAAGAACCTAACCCAGCACAAATTCTACTTACTAGACTAGATCAGTAAGTTTCCAACCAAAGACTACCCTTAAAACTTATATAAGGAGTCACCTAACCCCCTCTTTTCTCCATGGAAGGTGGAATGCCAGGATCTGAAAGATCAGACCTATGGTGAGCCAGGCAGAAAAGGGTAAACCAGATTGGTCTGTTCAGACAGTTGTAACTTTGTGATTGCATTAAGTTACCAGTCAGGTGTTGATCTTTCTACCAGAAATGCAAGCTAATTAGAAGTTCCAATAAGCAGCATCTCAACTGCATTTTTGTTTAGTTAAAAGAGGTTATCCCAGTGCACCACATTAAACTATCAAGACAAAAGTTTCCTAATGCCTGCTGCTGTGAAATTGCTTCATTTCCATTAAACTGCAGTTGGAGAGAAAGCCCAAACCTCCATTAGAATTCACACACAAAAAGGAGTTTCATGCTCATCTGAAGGAAATTTAAACCTCCACCATCCTTGGTGCCTGCTCCAGCACTCCACAGGCAGGAACACAAGCACAGAAAGGGTAGTGCCAGGATGGCTCAGCCTATCAGGGCTTTGGGAATTTCTTCATCACTTACGAATCATTTTAAGTGATTCTGACCAGAGACCCtcttggatttattttctgtctctctgatgAGGGGACAGCTTGAAAAATCACTTCTTCTGGAAGTACTACCTCCACACTCCAGCCATACCCCAGTGGCAGCTCTCCTCACATGAAAGCTTtgcaaacaaacccaaacagcccAAAACATTGGCTCCAGGTAATGCCTCCCCATCCAAACAGGTGTCATTTTTTGGGGGGCTCTACTACTAAGAAACAGCTCCTGCCTACCAACATCCTTGTGGCACTTCTAGCAGTTCACCTGGTTAatggggctctgcagagcaagcCCAAGTAATCTCCAGCTCCCAGTGGGTGACAACACATCTGGAAAGATGAGATGTGCCTGTGAGTTTTGGTGGATGAATCTTCTGGGTGCCCCACAGTGCAAAGCCAAaacctgcagagcacagccagcttGGCCCACCAGGAAGCATTGCCCTTGATGAGGATGGGTTGCTGTTTATTTAAGCCATTGTTTCCaccaaggagaaaaaagccAATCAAACTGGcagccttttccctgctgctggctggggtaaGAACTTCTGGGAAAAGTGAGCTGGATTTGAGGCTACAGAAACACAACCACTGCTATTTGGGATGGACTCAGGAACTGATACAACTGCAGAGTGGCCACAGTAGACAGCACAtcctccagcctggaggaggcacAGCATGAGCCACATTCTGGTTCCTCCAGACATTTCCAAAATCAAGCCAGAATTCCCTTCCTGCACAGCAATCAGCTGGGAAGGCTCTCAACAGCAAAATCCCCAGGAAACTGCTGCTTGTTGCCTCTAGAGGGCAAAGCGTTTTCATCGAGCTCCTGCCTGCACTCATTGCTGGGCACGGATAACTGTGCAGTGACTCGCTATCCCGGAGTGGTTATCCCAGGCAGGTTatgggggggtggggagaggtGGTTATCCCAGCCTCGCTGCCTCAGGCATGGCAGCACGGGGCTGTGTCTACATGAGGTGTGGATGGCAGGTCCTGCACCCTCACTGCTTCACACGGATTGCAGTCGTTCTCAGATTTCATAATCCCCAGGACTTTTCTCTGTCCTCTCTAATGTCTTCCCCTTTCCTCCACTGTGTCCCCACTATTTTTTGCAAATGTTGTTAACCATGTGTgttatgatcctgcctggttacCCCCACCCTCTCCTTGTCCTTGTTCCATCCCACCCCTTCTCCCCAGAGCCTCCCACAGGTCCCCAGGGAATGCATTCTCACCAGTATGTGTCCGGACATGCCTTTTCAGATCAAAGGTGTCGTTGAAGCCTTTTCCACAGAAGGTGCACAAGTGTCTTTTCACCTGGCTGTGGCACTTGATGTGACGGTTGAGCATCCTCTGTAGGCGAAAGCCTTTGCCACACAGTTCGCAGCTATACAGGGCAGCATCATTGCAGGTGCCAGTGGTGAACTGAGGAGTGGGAGAGGACTGCATGAGCATTGGGATGAATAATAGAGGACcaacagaagcaaaacaagCAGGACTTATTTTGGCATttaaaagggggggggggggggggtgggatatattaaaaatgaaaagtgaaagtATTCAGGATTTTCCTGCTGGGTGAAACCTTCACTCTTTCCTTGCAATCAAGTTAGGGACTCAATATGCACAGTTTGGGACTGAGGCATCTCTGGCAAGCTTGGATTCAGGGATTAAAACAAATTCTGTGTAGTAGTTCCCTTCCAGGGGTAGCAACCCTTATCCAGCTACATCCAAGAAACAAGGGCTTAGGCTATGAGCACCTTTCTGTGGGACCACACGTgtgtttgctcctgcactcagctGATATCCTGGATGGGGAAGAGAAGTCGTCTCTGTGCAAGAAGAGTTGTTATATGTGCTGCCTTCACTAGTCATGCGTCCAACTGCTCCAGGTCCCTCAAAAAACAGCCAgcagtgataaaaaaaaaaggtggttttgGAGAGATAAACTCAAGGCACGTTGTGCTGACTCAGCAGAGACTGAAACAATGGCCCTAATcttccccccccttcccccccccccttgtgTCCCTGTCATTAACAGCAAAGTGACATTAAGGGGTAATCTCATTCCCGCTCCTAGCACCAAAAGACTTCTGCCAACACTGTGACATGACTAAAGAAGACACTGATGATTCAGCTCCTGGGAAGATCATTCCTTAGAGGGAAGACTTTATGTCTGGAAAATGTAAATACTGTGCTGTTGGTTTAATTATTCCTAGTGGAGCACACGGACATTCCCCCTGTTAGACACCCGGGATAAGGGAAAGCCAGCAGAACAGACAGGACCACGTACACACATCCATCGgctgaaaaaacccagctctgctgaaatgtGGTTTTGCTGTGACAATCACAAATAGCCGAGGTTAAATTATACAAAGTATGTTCAAGtcaaacagcagcagggtgggctTTTCACAAAGACGGGAATATgtctggggtttctttttcttgaagtCAGTTATTTTCCCCggtcctcctcctctgcttaCTACTGCAGCAACGCTACTCGAAATTGTAAAGAAAGATTAAAGAAAACGGCAGCTGTGAAACCACGAGGTGTGAAACTGGAGGGGGAGCCATCTGGGAAGAATCTGTTGGGCAACAGGGCTATGACTCCACCTCAAGTAGCTGCATATAACCGGGGTGAAACCTAATCATGAGACTTAAGAACACGGTGACTGAAAAGCTGTCAGTCCGGCACAGACAATGGTAATTTTTACAGCTCCATCCAGCAAAGCAACAGCCAGGGTTTAACGAGGTGTTAACTACCAGTGGTAAACACATCTCCTTCTGCCTAGCGCTGGGGTGGCCTGGCTACGCTCTGCTGAGGTGGATGTTCAGAGAGAGATGTGGCACTGTTTGGGAGCTCAGTGTTGAGTTCTCAGGTACCACGAGCACCTGAGACACCGTGAGCAATTTGCCTTCTCAGCCCTGGGAGGGAGATcactgttctgctctgctgatTCTGCCTGGGGAACACCCAGACAGCCAGAGCTCCTGTCCATGCAGGAGAGAAGCTTTTCAGCAAAGTCAGTGGACAGATGATTGCTTCATTTCACCCAAGCCTGCAGGTCTACCTCAAGATGGCAATGGTCTTTCACAGCTATGGAAGAGAACCCTGAGCTGCTTTCTTGATAGGTCAAGGTGGGAGGGGGGCAGCGTGAAGAGTCACCCCAGCCCTTCTTGATGAAGGCTTGAATACAACCTAGAAGGCAGCTTTTAAGGAGGCCCCACACTAAGGAACAAGATCCACCCACGCACCATGGGGCATGACTCCTAGCTGCCAGGGCTGGTCCTTCCTGGCTGGGTTCAGAGCTTCTGTGGGACCTGAGCCAAGCAGGTCAGGGGCAGCACATCCCAGGCAAGGATAAGAGAAGGCAAAGGGCACTGGAAGATTATGGCACATTGCTTATGAGGCTTTGCTGCTCCCATCCTACAGCCAACTGCTCTCCCAGGCCTCCATTTTGGCGTGCAGGACAGGTGCTGCGAGAGAGTAGCAAGAGACTGTTGTCACCGGGTGTCCCCGGGCAGCAGTCAGGCCTTGACCTTGAACTGGGGTCACCCCACTGCCAGAGAAGAGACAGTCGGGGTGTGGGCAGTTACCTTGATTTTTGACCTGACTATGGGATGCTTGACAGCCAGGTCCAGCAGCATCCCCCCACCCGTGCCCAGCTCGGCAGGGGCAGGCTGAGGCGTCAGTGGGTCGCTGGGCTCGGCGTCCcgggtcctgctgctgctgctgctctccaagCTGCAGGTGTCTTCATagcccagcagcacacagccGATCCCGCCTGCAACGGGGTGGGGATGCGATAAAGAAGGGGGACCCCGGAGccgcgggcagggcaggggagggaggcggC contains:
- the OVOL2 gene encoding transcription factor Ovo-like 2, with amino-acid sequence MPRAFLVKRRSPQPAVRSWDGLPDEERADTYIPGGIGCVLLGYEDTCSLESSSSSRTRDAEPSDPLTPQPAPAELGTGGGMLLDLAVKHPIVRSKIKFTTGTCNDAALYSCELCGKGFRLQRMLNRHIKCHSQVKRHLCTFCGKGFNDTFDLKRHVRTHTGIRPYKCEVCNKAFTQRCSLESHLKKIHGVQQQYAYKQRRDKLYVCEDCGYTGPTQEDLYLHISGFHPGSAFLKKTSKKLAAVLQTKLSPILQRNSKEDGKDE